A window from Primulina huaijiensis isolate GDHJ02 chromosome 13, ASM1229523v2, whole genome shotgun sequence encodes these proteins:
- the LOC140991211 gene encoding uncharacterized protein, with protein sequence MSPKRKASEGDDSSSSSVVDEFSKLLKEQAKVHGEQIQQLLRMQNAGRGGEREQFDNKDRVSYAIFLLTKTARIWWDATKVSVNVSALKWKEFKDLFNGKYFSRDVRCKKLKEFLELMQGNMSMQEYILKFKEGCHFSPYLASNDVEKGEHILRGVRAEIKRDVRMSKAASYKEIVEKSRMAEQDEKEIERERQLKRQDFSTKGQGSGWKGKGQFRGKEKVEHQSKMWQNEYRNCPVKGEKEKDRVQGKIFTMTKEDANPDSSVISCTNLISCKAAITFMDTDSTHSFMFEIFLHSLNVVPSYEPLYSILLPSGDKIWPSSIQKGCTVQVNEKIYFADLIIIPMVAFDVILGMDWLSSYRAVIDCVAKTMRFPTEDDDRGIFKISGNVIKGVSGFLAAAMDVNTEMTMKLNEIEVVWDFPDVYADDVPGLPPDREVELVIDVVPSTPPISKALYQMAPTEMKELTNQL encoded by the exons ATGTCGCCTAAACGTAAAGCATCAGAAGGGGATGATAGTTCATCATCTAGCGTGGTTGATGAATTTAGCAAGTTACTGAAAGAACAGGCCAAGGTACACGGTGAGCAAATCCAGCAACTCTTACGGATGCAGAATGCAGGGCGAGGGGGAGAGAGAGAGCAA TTTGACAATAAAGATCGAGTCAGCTATGCCATTTTTCTACTGACCAAGACGGCGAGGATTTGGTGGGATGCCACCAAGGTATCAGTTAATGTCTCGGCACTCAAGTGGAAAGAGTTTAAAGATTTATTCAACGGCAAATATTTTTCTCGAGATGTTCGATGTAAAAAATTGAAGGAATTTCTAGAACTGATGCAAGGAAATATGTCAATGCAAGAGTATATTCTCAAATTCAAAGAGGGGTGTCATTTTTCCCCATATCTGGCCAGTAATGACGTTGAAAAGGGCGAGCATATTCTGAGAGGTGTCCgggctgaaattaaaagagacgtTCGAATGTCTAAAGCTGCTTCATATAAAGAGATTGTTGAAAAATCAAGGATGGCCGAGCAGGATGAGAAGGAAATTGAAAGAGAAAGACAATTGAAGCGCCAAGATTTTTCTACTAAGGGCCAAGGTTCTGGATGGAAAGGTAAGGGCCAGTTCAGAGGCAAAGAAAAAGTGGAGCATCAATCCAAAATGTGGCAAAATGAATACAG AAATTGTCCAGTAAAGGGTGAGAAAGAGAAGGATAGGGTTCAAGGAAAAATCTTCACAATGACCAAAGAGGACGCaaatcctgattcttctgttaTATCATGTACTAACTTAATTTCATGCAAGGCCGCTATTACATTTATGGACACTGATTCTACACATTCctttatgtttgaaattttcTTGCACTCCTTGAATGTTGTTCCATCTTACGAACCCCTCTATAGTATTTTGTTGCCATCGGGAGACAAAATATGGCCTTCTAGTATTCAGAAAGGTTGTACAGTACAAGTGAATGAGAAAATCTATTTTGCTGATCTTATTATTATTCCCATGGTGgcatttgatgttattttgggaatggactggctatcgTCATATCGTGCCGTTATTGACTGCGTGGCTAAGACGATGCGATTTCCTACAGAAGATGATGATAGAGGGATTTTCAAGATTTCAG GAAATGTTATCAAAGGGGTGTCAGGGTTTTTAGCTGCTGCAATGGATGTGAATACTGAGATGACAATGAAGTTGAATGAGATTGAGGTAGTTTGGGATTTTCCTGATGTATATGCAGATGATGTGCCTGGATTGCCACCTGACCGTGAAGTTGAGCTTGTGATTGATGTGGTTCCAAGTACTCCTCCGATTTCAAAAGCTCTTTACCAAATGGCCCCGACTGAAATGAAGGAGCTGACAAATCAGTTGTAG
- the LOC140956256 gene encoding uncharacterized protein, which translates to MLEYTPDLQLKLAICQLKDRAQLWWETTEEALKESGETVTWDVFCAQFAREYSPPSYYSAKESEFNRLTQGNMTVVEYASQFSALLAYVPHVANSDRNKLSHFMQELNRTICTLVVAGAPVNYADAIEKAKNVEASLLLAEPQSVQPGFPQSFGGNVPMPVGAPLYRPLLPYQPSQSYQQPKQQHFKAKGKQFKKQTRSSSSSSGNQRGSSVGSPVGVFCDRCGGKHISTQCTGVHGSCNICGQVGHYARVCPNAARQQFQQPQFGQGFRGPATRPFVPTQSFQQSSYLHPRGSVLQRFPGPQQAQVHALTQVQVQDAPGGVIAGHSRGFDASGGASASGTQ; encoded by the exons ATGTTGGAGTACACTCCTGATTTGCAACTTAAGTTGGCTATTTGTCAACTAAAAGACCGAGCTCAGTTATGGTGGGAAACTACCGAGGAAGCTCTGAAGGAATCAGGTGAAACAGTTACTTGGGATGTATTTTGTGCTCAATTTGCTCGAGAATATTCACCGCCTTCGTATTATTCGGCCAAGGAATCTGAATTTAATAGATTGACTCAAGGTAACATGACTGTAGTGGAGTATGCCTCTCAATTCtcagcacttcttgcctatgttCCTCATGTTGCTAACAGTGATCGGAACAAGCTATCGCATTTTATGCAAGAATTGAATAGAACCATTTGCACTTTAGTAGTTGCTGGAGCGCCTGTTAATTATGCCGATGCTATAGAGAAAGCCAAGAATGTGGAGGCAAGTCTACTTTTGGCAGAACCACAATCAGTTCAGCCAGGTTTTCCTCAGAGTTTCGGAGGAAATGTGCCGATGCCAGTTGGTGCACCACTATACCGTCCTTTACTGCCGTATCAGCCTTCGCAGTCTTATCAGCAACCAAAGCAGCAACACTTTAAGGCCAaaggaaaacagttcaagaaacaGACTCGTAGTAGTTCTTCTAGTTCCGGCAATCAGCGTGGAAGTTCAGTTGGGTCACCAGTTGGAGTATTTTGTGATCGTTGTGGTGGTAAGCATATCAGTACTCAGTGTACGGGAGTTCATGGATCTTGTAATATCTGTGGGCAAGTTGGACAttatgctagagtatgtccgaATGCAGCAAGACAACAATTTCAGCAACCTCAGTTTGGTCAGGGTTTTAGAGGACCAGCAACTAGACCTTTTGTTCCGACTCAGTCTTTTCAGCAGTCTAGCTATCTTCATCCTAGAGGTTCTGTTCTGCAGCGTTTTCCAGGGCCACAGCAGGCTCAAGTTCATGCTCTAACTCAGGTTCAAGTTCAAGACGCACCGGGCGGAGTTATTGCAG gtcattctaggggatttgacgcgtctggtggagcgtcagcgagtggtacccagtag